A part of Blastopirellula marina genomic DNA contains:
- a CDS encoding calmodulin-binding protein — translation MFRHIVFGLVIAAMMSVSVSNVEAGDQAFSRVWGGTYGSYDWERFYHYPYVYYPQNFQGPEYYRSRDSLYYRYPAEMRVPVYNKTWQNPYPNGRLYHSGHHFLLDVF, via the coding sequence ATGTTTCGACACATCGTGTTTGGTCTGGTCATTGCCGCAATGATGTCGGTTTCGGTTTCCAATGTAGAGGCCGGTGACCAGGCATTTAGTCGTGTTTGGGGCGGAACCTACGGTAGCTACGACTGGGAACGGTTCTACCACTATCCGTACGTCTACTATCCCCAGAATTTCCAGGGGCCAGAGTACTATCGCAGTCGCGATAGCCTGTACTACCGCTATCCAGCCGAAATGCGCGTTCCGGTTTACAACAAGACGTGGCAGAACCCGTATCCAAACGGACGTCTGTACCACTCCGGCCACCACTTCCTGTTGGACGTGTTTTAA
- the ftsY gene encoding signal recognition particle-docking protein FtsY has product MGIFGFGKKKEEADNTSQEETSAKEPGFFGRLGMGLEKTRRLLNTDIRDLFKAEGRLVDEELLDEIFAVLIRTDMGAGPANQIKDRIQRDFRGRVVHTEDILKNIQDELSNLMQQDQEPIKMAAEGPTVILVVGVNGAGKTTSIAKLTRWFIDQGNSVVLGAGDTFRAAATEQLTIWAERLGATIVKGEAGSDPASVAFRAVDEGLKSNADVVIIDTAGRLQTQKNLMTELDKMRRVLGKKIEEAPHEVLLVLDATAGQNGISQAKGFSEAAQCTGIVLTKLDGTAKGGVVVPIRKEFQLPVKFIGVGEKPEDLTRFDPQAFCDAMFAEG; this is encoded by the coding sequence ATGGGCATTTTCGGATTCGGTAAGAAAAAGGAAGAAGCAGACAACACCTCGCAGGAAGAAACCTCAGCGAAGGAACCTGGCTTCTTCGGGCGTCTCGGCATGGGGCTGGAGAAAACACGCCGCCTGCTCAATACCGACATTCGCGATCTCTTCAAAGCGGAAGGTCGATTGGTCGACGAAGAACTGCTGGACGAGATCTTTGCGGTCCTGATTCGTACCGACATGGGTGCCGGTCCGGCGAACCAAATCAAAGATCGGATTCAACGTGACTTCCGTGGCCGCGTGGTTCATACGGAAGACATCCTGAAGAACATTCAGGACGAGCTATCGAATCTGATGCAGCAGGATCAGGAACCAATCAAGATGGCCGCCGAAGGCCCGACGGTCATTCTGGTCGTGGGGGTCAATGGCGCGGGGAAGACCACGTCGATCGCCAAGTTAACGCGTTGGTTCATCGATCAAGGTAACTCGGTCGTGCTCGGAGCAGGCGATACCTTCCGAGCCGCGGCCACCGAACAGCTGACCATTTGGGCCGAACGTTTGGGGGCGACAATCGTCAAAGGGGAAGCCGGCAGCGACCCCGCCAGTGTGGCCTTCCGCGCGGTTGACGAGGGGCTGAAATCGAACGCGGACGTGGTCATTATCGATACGGCTGGTCGACTGCAGACTCAGAAGAACTTGATGACCGAGCTCGACAAGATGCGGCGTGTGCTCGGCAAGAAGATTGAGGAAGCCCCACACGAAGTGCTGTTGGTTCTCGATGCCACAGCCGGTCAGAACGGGATCAGCCAAGCCAAAGGATTCTCCGAAGCGGCTCAGTGTACCGGCATCGTGCTCACCAAGCTCGATGGTACGGCCAAGGGGGGCGTGGTTGTGCCCATTCGAAAGGAATTCCAGTTACCGGTGAAGTTCATCGGGGTGGGCGAGAAACCGGAAGACCTTACACGCTTCGATCCGCAAGCATTCTGCGATGCGATGTTCGCCGAGGGCTAG